Proteins encoded by one window of Roseibium sp. Sym1:
- a CDS encoding ankyrin repeat domain-containing protein yields MSDGPASSLEAYKKSARRLRKAHLKGDADAIARVAAHVDPAKGLRHADFLHVIAREAGHDSWPKLKFAHESLAMTRAERAERLKIALYHGQHWITDRLLADDPSLKDDNLGLQVALIDPAAVHAALAADPAAGTRKVGPRSPLLHLAFSREIHRSPEKRADMLAIAEMLVANGADVNDGYPPEPGADHTLSALYGALCHADNFELGRWFLEKGADPNDNESLYHATELGQAHALELLLKHGARPNGTNALPRALDFDDIRKVRLLLEAGADPNVTEPDHPSGLPMNTIPSLHQAVRRGRSPEVMALLLEFGADADAVWSGHTAYALARIHGNRAAAQYLERQGHAGPLSANESVLAACADGAPEPGKLDLATLSEEDRSLLTELAGQPGRLRHLKALIAAGLDPDQTDYMGLPPLHLAGWNGLAPELAFFLSFRPDLARRNRYGGDALDTVVHGSEFAPHRPDADHVSCARLLLEAGSVLEPRYIAGCGNPEMVAFLEEWRESPA; encoded by the coding sequence ATGTCCGACGGACCTGCATCTTCCCTTGAGGCTTACAAGAAATCCGCCCGCCGCCTGCGCAAGGCCCATTTGAAGGGGGACGCGGACGCGATTGCGCGCGTTGCCGCCCATGTCGATCCGGCGAAGGGTCTGAGACATGCCGATTTCCTGCATGTGATTGCCCGCGAAGCCGGCCACGACAGCTGGCCGAAGCTGAAATTTGCGCATGAATCCTTGGCCATGACCCGGGCCGAGAGAGCCGAGCGATTGAAGATCGCGCTCTATCATGGACAGCACTGGATCACGGACAGGCTCCTGGCGGATGACCCGTCGCTGAAAGACGACAATCTCGGTCTGCAAGTCGCCCTGATCGATCCGGCGGCGGTACATGCGGCCCTTGCCGCCGACCCGGCTGCTGGCACGCGCAAGGTCGGTCCGCGCAGTCCTCTTCTGCATCTGGCCTTTTCCAGGGAAATCCACCGCAGTCCGGAAAAGCGGGCGGACATGCTGGCGATCGCCGAGATGCTTGTCGCGAACGGCGCGGATGTGAATGACGGCTATCCACCGGAGCCTGGCGCGGATCACACGCTCTCCGCGCTCTATGGCGCGCTGTGTCACGCCGACAATTTCGAACTCGGCCGCTGGTTCCTGGAAAAGGGCGCCGATCCGAATGACAACGAGAGCCTCTATCACGCGACGGAGCTTGGCCAGGCGCACGCGCTGGAGCTGCTTCTGAAGCACGGTGCCCGCCCGAACGGAACCAACGCCCTGCCGCGCGCGCTCGATTTCGACGACATCCGCAAGGTCCGGCTGCTTCTGGAGGCAGGGGCCGATCCGAACGTCACCGAGCCGGACCACCCGAGCGGCCTGCCGATGAACACAATCCCCTCCCTGCACCAGGCGGTGCGGCGCGGCCGGTCGCCAGAGGTCATGGCCTTGCTCCTGGAATTCGGCGCGGACGCGGACGCTGTCTGGAGCGGGCACACGGCCTATGCTCTGGCCCGTATCCACGGCAACCGGGCGGCGGCGCAATATCTGGAGAGGCAGGGTCATGCAGGCCCCTTGTCCGCCAACGAGAGTGTACTGGCCGCTTGTGCGGACGGAGCACCAGAGCCCGGAAAACTGGACCTCGCCACACTCAGCGAGGAGGACCGGAGCCTTCTCACCGAGCTCGCGGGACAACCCGGACGGCTTAGGCACCTGAAGGCGCTGATCGCGGCGGGACTGGATCCCGACCAGACCGACTATATGGGCCTGCCGCCGCTGCATCTGGCCGGCTGGAACGGCCTTGCGCCGGAATTGGCGTTCTTCCTGTCTTTTCGTCCGGATCTGGCGCGCAGGAACCGCTATGGCGGCGACGCCCTCGACACGGTGGTCCATGGCTCCGAGTTCGCGCCGCACCGGCCGGACGCGGATCACGTTTCCTGCGCGCGGTTGCTTCTGGAAGCGGGGAGCGTGCTCGAGCCACGCTATATCGCCGGCTGCGGCAATCCGGAAATGGTGGCGTTTCTGGAGGAATGGCGTGAGAGCCCGGCCTGA
- a CDS encoding SDR family oxidoreductase has translation MSLKGKTLFITGASRGIGKEIALRAARDGANIAVAAKTAEPHPKLEGTIFTAAEEIEAAGGKALPVVLDVRDDEAVKEAIDKTAAHFGGLDILVNNASAIQLTPLQQTDMKRFDLMHQINTRGTLACSKHAIEHLKNADNPHIMMLSPPLDMQEKWFAPFTPYSIAKYGMSLVVLGLAGELRSKGIAVNALWPRTTIATAAIKNIIGGDKMMQQSRTPAILADAAYEIFTSPSKEFTGQFLIDDTFLASRGVTDFDKYRVDPSLALAPDFFVPDDSEAPCDLGPAKG, from the coding sequence ATGTCCCTGAAGGGGAAGACACTTTTCATCACCGGCGCCTCACGCGGAATCGGCAAGGAAATCGCACTGCGCGCGGCGCGTGACGGCGCCAACATCGCTGTCGCGGCGAAAACCGCCGAGCCCCACCCGAAGCTCGAAGGCACGATCTTTACCGCCGCAGAAGAGATTGAAGCAGCGGGCGGCAAGGCTTTGCCGGTGGTGCTCGACGTTCGTGACGATGAAGCCGTCAAGGAAGCCATCGACAAGACGGCGGCCCATTTCGGCGGGCTCGACATTCTGGTGAACAATGCCAGCGCCATCCAGCTCACGCCCCTGCAGCAGACCGACATGAAGCGTTTCGACCTGATGCACCAGATCAACACACGCGGAACTCTGGCCTGTTCCAAACACGCGATCGAGCATCTCAAGAACGCGGACAACCCGCATATCATGATGCTGTCGCCGCCGCTCGACATGCAGGAAAAGTGGTTCGCTCCGTTCACGCCCTATTCGATCGCCAAATACGGCATGAGCCTTGTGGTGCTGGGCCTGGCCGGCGAGCTGCGCTCCAAGGGCATCGCGGTCAACGCACTTTGGCCGCGCACCACGATCGCGACGGCGGCGATCAAGAACATCATTGGCGGCGACAAGATGATGCAGCAGAGCCGGACGCCGGCCATCCTGGCCGATGCCGCCTACGAGATCTTCACCTCGCCGTCGAAGGAGTTCACCGGCCAGTTCCTTATCGACGACACGTTCCTGGCAAGCCGCGGTGTCACCGACTTCGACAAGTACCGTGTCGACCCGAGCCTTGCGCTGGCCCCGGATTTCTTCGTGCCGGACGACAGCGAGGCGCCTTGCGACCTCGGCCCCGCAAAAGGCTGA
- a CDS encoding crotonase/enoyl-CoA hydratase family protein, whose amino-acid sequence MIQKSIEDGVRVLRLDRPEKKNALTGDMYNALAEALETGNGDDGIRCQLICGQPEVFTAGNDIGDFLQHAGKAGLDETPVVHFLRALVRNEKPLVASVDGIAIGVGTTLLMHCDMVFASPRSLIRSPFVDLGLVPEAGSSLLGPQLMGHARAFELLCLGKGFSAEKAAACGLVNEVVEGDVDAAALACAKEIASKPPEAMALSRKLLRGDISVLSDRVEEEIRIFASRLSAPETIAAFQAFMMKKKA is encoded by the coding sequence ATGATACAGAAATCGATTGAAGACGGCGTCCGGGTCCTGCGTCTGGACCGGCCGGAGAAGAAGAATGCCCTGACGGGGGACATGTACAACGCCCTTGCCGAAGCGCTCGAGACCGGCAACGGCGATGACGGCATCCGCTGCCAGCTGATCTGTGGCCAGCCGGAGGTCTTTACCGCCGGCAACGACATCGGCGACTTCCTGCAACATGCCGGCAAGGCCGGCCTCGACGAAACGCCGGTCGTGCACTTCCTGCGGGCGCTGGTCCGCAACGAGAAGCCGCTGGTCGCATCCGTCGACGGCATCGCCATCGGTGTCGGCACAACGTTGCTGATGCATTGCGACATGGTCTTTGCCAGCCCGCGCTCCCTGATCCGCTCGCCTTTCGTCGATCTCGGCCTGGTGCCGGAGGCCGGGTCCAGCCTGCTCGGTCCGCAGCTGATGGGCCATGCCCGGGCGTTCGAGCTGCTGTGCCTCGGCAAGGGTTTCTCCGCGGAGAAGGCGGCCGCCTGCGGCCTCGTCAACGAAGTGGTCGAGGGAGATGTCGATGCGGCGGCTTTGGCATGCGCGAAGGAGATTGCCTCGAAGCCGCCTGAAGCCATGGCGCTCTCGAGAAAACTGCTGCGCGGCGACATTTCAGTGCTGTCGGATCGCGTGGAGGAGGAGATCAGGATCTTCGCCAGCCGTCTGAGCGCTCCGGAAACCATCGCCGCCTTCCAGGCCTTTATGATGAAGAAGAAGGCCTGA
- a CDS encoding acyl-CoA dehydrogenase: protein MYRAPVDEIAFTLKQVCGLGDLRESARYAELSDDLVDAILTEAGRFSAEEIAPLNAVADRHGTPLENGNVSTPPGWREAYHAWIEGGWNGLTADPESGGQGLPQMLSAAALEMWNSGSMAFAIGPTLTIGAVEAMEKHASEDLKARYLEKLVSGEWMGTMNLTEPQAGSDLNALKAKAERNDDGTYRIFGQKIFITYGDHDLTDNIIHMVLARLPDAPPGTKGISLFLVPKFLVNDDGTLGERNDVKVAGVEHKMGIHGSPTCTMVYGDEGGAKGWLIGEENRGLACMFTMMNNARLAVGIQGLGVAERAYQHALAYAIERKQGRAPGDTGEDGMSPIARHPDIKRMLLGMKSRTQVARAICYACAHAIDMANAAGDADGRTFWSERASLLTPIAKALSTDFGVEVASLGVQIHGGMGFIEETGAAQHLRDARIAPIYEGTNGIQSIDLVTRKLPLSGGAHVKGFIAELTAIADEVAASNRPEFGATAERLAASLQDLAEATDYMLAAQADGRVADALSGATPYLRLAGLALGGALLAKGALRSAGEQAQRLAERTLLARGYCETTLGETAGLKSDILLSAEAIQTFDPETLAS from the coding sequence ATGTATCGCGCCCCTGTCGATGAGATCGCCTTTACGCTGAAACAAGTCTGCGGACTGGGAGATCTTCGGGAAAGTGCCCGTTATGCGGAATTGAGTGACGATCTTGTCGATGCCATTCTCACCGAGGCCGGCCGGTTCTCGGCCGAGGAGATCGCGCCGCTCAACGCTGTTGCCGACCGGCATGGCACGCCGTTGGAAAACGGCAATGTGTCGACGCCTCCGGGCTGGCGCGAGGCCTATCATGCCTGGATCGAGGGCGGCTGGAACGGACTGACCGCCGATCCGGAATCCGGAGGCCAGGGGCTGCCGCAGATGCTGTCCGCGGCGGCGCTGGAGATGTGGAACTCCGGGTCCATGGCTTTCGCCATCGGACCGACCCTGACCATCGGCGCCGTCGAGGCCATGGAAAAACATGCTTCCGAGGACCTGAAGGCCAGGTACCTGGAAAAACTGGTTTCCGGCGAGTGGATGGGCACCATGAACCTGACCGAGCCGCAGGCCGGGTCGGACCTCAACGCCCTGAAGGCCAAGGCGGAACGCAACGACGACGGCACCTACCGCATCTTCGGCCAGAAGATCTTCATCACCTATGGCGACCACGACCTGACCGACAACATCATCCATATGGTGCTGGCGCGCCTGCCGGACGCGCCTCCCGGCACCAAGGGCATTTCCCTGTTTCTGGTGCCGAAATTCCTGGTCAATGACGACGGCACGCTCGGCGAACGCAACGACGTCAAGGTGGCCGGGGTCGAGCACAAGATGGGTATTCACGGTTCGCCGACCTGCACCATGGTCTATGGCGACGAAGGCGGCGCGAAAGGCTGGCTGATCGGTGAGGAGAACCGGGGCCTCGCCTGCATGTTCACCATGATGAACAACGCCCGCCTCGCGGTCGGCATCCAGGGGCTGGGGGTTGCCGAGCGCGCCTACCAGCACGCTCTAGCCTATGCGATCGAACGCAAGCAGGGCCGGGCGCCGGGGGATACGGGCGAGGACGGCATGAGCCCGATCGCGCGCCATCCGGACATCAAACGCATGCTGCTTGGCATGAAGTCGAGGACCCAGGTTGCCCGGGCGATCTGCTACGCCTGTGCCCATGCCATCGACATGGCGAATGCCGCCGGAGATGCCGACGGCAGGACCTTCTGGAGCGAACGCGCCAGCCTGCTGACGCCGATTGCCAAGGCGTTGTCGACCGATTTCGGTGTCGAGGTCGCCTCGCTCGGTGTCCAGATCCACGGCGGCATGGGTTTTATCGAGGAAACAGGTGCCGCGCAGCACCTGCGGGATGCCCGCATCGCCCCGATTTACGAAGGCACCAACGGCATCCAGTCGATCGACCTGGTGACGCGCAAGCTGCCGCTGTCCGGCGGCGCACATGTCAAGGGTTTCATAGCGGAACTGACCGCCATTGCGGACGAGGTTGCCGCGTCCAACCGGCCGGAATTCGGCGCGACGGCGGAGCGGCTCGCGGCAAGCCTTCAGGATTTGGCCGAGGCGACCGACTACATGCTGGCGGCGCAGGCCGATGGCCGGGTTGCCGACGCACTCTCGGGTGCAACACCCTACCTGCGGCTGGCCGGACTGGCGCTTGGCGGCGCGCTTCTGGCCAAGGGCGCCCTGCGCTCCGCCGGGGAACAGGCGCAGCGGTTGGCAGAACGCACGCTGCTGGCGCGCGGTTACTGCGAAACCACGTTGGGAGAAACAGCCGGCCTGAAGTCCGACATCCTTCTGTCGGCGGAGGCGATACAGACCTTCGATCCGGAAACGCTGGCCTCCTGA
- a CDS encoding L-threonylcarbamoyladenylate synthase has protein sequence MQRWTLDIHSPGWQTAPEADDVCKALLAGDLVAVPTETVYGLAADATNGAACAKIFEAKGRPQFNPLISHVASLDAALDHGIFNKQALALAEAFWPGPLTLVVPKRETSQISDLATAGLDTVALRVPDGPVMRFLSEKTGRPLAAPSANRSGRISPTRAEDVVADLEDALSFVIDAGPCAVGIESTIVGLADGTPRLLRPGGIAREDVETVLGMALAGASPAMRPDAPAAPGMLSSHYAPDARMILNAREAAPEDALLSFGPDPLPGATQAHAEFNLSPSGDPREAAANLFRAMRILDSSGAKTIRVQFIPNFGLGEAINDRLRRAAAPRD, from the coding sequence ATGCAGCGCTGGACACTCGACATCCACAGCCCCGGCTGGCAGACCGCTCCTGAAGCGGATGACGTCTGCAAGGCACTTCTGGCCGGCGACCTTGTCGCGGTGCCGACCGAGACGGTCTACGGTCTTGCCGCCGACGCCACCAACGGCGCCGCCTGCGCGAAAATATTCGAGGCCAAGGGCCGACCCCAGTTCAATCCCCTGATCTCCCATGTGGCCTCCCTCGACGCTGCCCTGGATCACGGCATCTTCAACAAGCAGGCTCTTGCGCTTGCCGAGGCCTTCTGGCCGGGTCCGCTGACCCTGGTCGTTCCGAAACGCGAGACCTCGCAGATCTCAGACCTGGCAACCGCGGGTCTGGACACGGTTGCCCTGCGTGTGCCCGACGGACCGGTGATGCGCTTTCTGTCGGAAAAAACCGGACGTCCGCTGGCAGCGCCCAGCGCCAACAGGTCCGGCAGGATCAGCCCGACCCGGGCCGAAGACGTGGTTGCCGATCTTGAAGACGCCCTGAGCTTCGTGATCGACGCCGGACCTTGCGCGGTTGGCATCGAGTCGACGATTGTCGGCCTGGCCGACGGCACACCACGGCTGCTTCGACCCGGTGGCATTGCCCGGGAAGACGTCGAGACCGTTCTGGGAATGGCCCTTGCGGGCGCCAGCCCGGCCATGCGGCCGGACGCACCGGCAGCGCCCGGCATGCTGTCGTCGCACTATGCTCCCGACGCCCGCATGATCCTCAACGCACGGGAAGCCGCACCCGAGGACGCCCTGCTCTCCTTTGGCCCCGACCCCTTGCCGGGGGCAACTCAAGCGCACGCGGAATTCAATCTGAGCCCCAGCGGTGACCCTCGTGAAGCCGCCGCCAACCTGTTCCGCGCCATGAGAATTCTCGATTCCAGCGGCGCGAAGACGATCCGGGTTCAATTTATCCCCAACTTTGGCCTCGGCGAAGCCATCAACGACCGGTTGCGCCGCGCCGCGGCCCCGCGTGACTAA